One genomic window of Elaeis guineensis isolate ETL-2024a chromosome 2, EG11, whole genome shotgun sequence includes the following:
- the LOC105042371 gene encoding ABC transporter E family member 2 isoform X1, with protein sequence MADRLTRIAIVSSDRCKPKKCRQECKKSCPVVKTGKLCIEVTPASKIAFISEELCIGCGICVKKCPFEAIQIINLPKDLDKDTTHRYGPNTFKLHRLPVPRPGQVLGLVGTNGIGKSTALKVLAGKLKPNLGRYDNPPDWQEILTYFRGSELQNYFTRILEDNLKAIIKPQYVDHIPKAVQGNVGQVLDQKDEREMKAELCADLDLNLVIDRNVGDLSGGELQRFAIAVVAVQNAEIYMFDEPSSYLDVKQRLKAAQVVRSLLRPNSYVIVVEHDLSVLDYLSDFICCLYGKPGAYGVVTLPFSVREGINIFLAGFVPTENLRFRDESLTFKVAETPQESAEEIQTYQRYRYPTMSKTQGGFKLSVIEGEFTDSQIIVMLGENGTGKTTFIRMLAGLLKPDSVEGSDIEIPEFNVSYKPQKISPKFQSTVRHLLHQKIRDSYMHPQFTSDVMKPLQIEQLMDQEVVNLSGGELQRVALCLCLGKPADIYLIDEPSAYLDSEQRIVASKVIKRFILHAKKTAFIVEHDFIMATYLADKVIVYEGKPSVNCTANAPQSLVSGMNRFLSHLDITFRRDPTNYRPRINKLDSTKDREQKAAGSYYYLDD encoded by the exons ATGGCGGATCGATTGACTCGTATCGCCATCGTCAGCTCCGATCGGTGTAAGCCCAAGAAGTGCCGCCAAGAGTGCAAGAAGAGCTGTCCCGTCGTCAAAACAG GAAAACTCTGTATTGAGGTCACTCCTGCATCAAAGATTGCCTTCATTTCAGAGGAGTTATGCATTGGATGTGGAATTTGTGTTAAG AAATGTCCTTTTGAGGCCATTCAGATTATCAATTTACCCAAGGATTTGGATAAAGATACAACTCATCGTTATGGGCCAAATACCTTCAAGCTGCACAG GTTGCCAGTTCCAAGACCTGGGCAAGTTCTTGGATTGGTTGGAACAAATGGAATTGGGAAGTCAACTGCCCTTAAAGTGTTAGCTGGGAAGTTGAAACCCAACTTGGGTCGCTACGAT AATCCACCTGATTGGCAGGAAATTTTGACATACTTCCGTGGGTCTGAGCTTCAGAATTATTTTACTCGCATTCTAGAGGACAATTTGAAG GCAATCATCAAGCCACAATATGTTGATCATATTCCAAAAGCTGTCCAAGGGAATGTTGGACAGGTGCTTGATCAAAAAGATGAGAGAGAAATGAAAGCTGAACTCTGTGCTGATCTTGATTTGAATCTGGTTATTGATAGAAATGTAGGAGATTTGTCTGGTGGAGAGTTGCAAAGATTTGCAATTGCTGTGGTAGCTGTGCAGAATGCAGAAATATATATGTTCGATGAGCCATCAAGTTATCTTGATGTAAAACAGAGGCTTAAAGCGGCCCAGGTCGTTCGATCTTTGCTCAGACCTAACAG TTATGTGATTGTTGTGGAGCATGACCTAAGTGTCCTCGATTATTTATCAGATTTTATTTGTTGTTTATATGGGAAGCCTGGAGCTTATGGAGTTGTCACCTTACCTTTCTCTGTTAGAGAAGGAATCAATATCTTCTTGGCTGGTTTTGTTCCTACCGAAAATCTAAGATTTCGAGATGAATCACTTACATTTAAG GTTGCtgagactcctcaagaaagtgcTGAGGAAATTCAAACTTACCAGCGATATAGGTACCCTACCATGAGTAAAACCCAGGGTGGTTTTAAACTTTCTGTGATTGAGGGTGAGTTCACTGATTCTCAGATTATTGTGATGTTGGGAGAAAATGGAACAGGGAAGACAACATTTATCCGCATGCTG GCTGGATTGCTGAAGCCTGATTCTGTTGAAGGTTCGGATATTGAAATACCAGAGTTTAATGTTTCATATAAGCCCCAGAAGATCAGTCCTAAATTTCAATCTACAGTGAGACACTTGCTGCATCAAAAAATTCGGGATTCATATATGCATCCTCAGTTCACTTCTGATGTGATGAAACCCTTACAAATTGAACAATTAATGGACCAAGAAGTTGTAAACCTCTCCGGTGGAGAGTTGCAAAGAGTGGCATTATGTCTATGTCTTGGAAAG CCTGCTGATATTTATCTGATTGATGAACCTAGTGCTTACCTCGACTCAGAGCAGCGTATTGTTGCCTCAAAAGTGATAAAGAGATTTATTCTTCATGCGAAAAAGACTGCCTTTATCGTCGAGCATGATTTCATCATGGCAACTTACTTGGCTGACAAAGTTATTGTGTATGAGGGGAAACCATCTGTCAATTGTACTGCCAATGCTCCTCAGTCGTTGGTATCGGGGATGAATCGCTTCTTATCG CATCTTGATATTACTTTTAGAAGGGATCCAACTAATTACAGGCCCCGGATAAATAAGTTGGACTCCACCAAAGATAgggaacagaaggctgctggaTCCTATTACTACCTTGATGATTGA
- the LOC105042371 gene encoding ABC transporter E family member 2 isoform X2 gives MADRLTRIAIVSSDRCKPKKCRQECKKSCPVVKTGKLCIEVTPASKIAFISEELCIGCGICVKKCPFEAIQIINLPKDLDKDTTHRYGPNTFKLHRLPVPRPGQVLGLVGTNGIGKSTALKVLAGKLKPNLGRYDNPPDWQEILTYFRGSELQNYFTRILEDNLKAIIKPQYVDHIPKAVQGNVGQVLDQKDEREMKAELCADLDLNLVIDRNVGDLSGGELQRFAIAVVAVQNAEIYMFDEPSSYLDVKQRLKAAQVVRSLLRPNSYVIVVEHDLSVLDYLSDFICCLYGKPGAYGVVTLPFSVREGINIFLAGFVPTENLRFRDESLTFKVAETPQESAEEIQTYQRYRYPTMSKTQGGFKLSVIEGEFTDSQIIVMLGENGTGKTTFIRMLAGLLKPDSVEGSDIEIPEFNVSYKPQKISPKFQSTVRHLLHQKIRDSYMHPQFTSDVMKPLQIEQLMDQEVVNLSGGELQRVALCLCLGKPADIYLIDEPSAYLDSEQRIVASKVIKRFILHAKKTAFIVEHDFIMATYLADKVIVYEGKPSVNCTANAPQSLVSGMNRFLSNQAWAYLSNFSFPIIFL, from the exons ATGGCGGATCGATTGACTCGTATCGCCATCGTCAGCTCCGATCGGTGTAAGCCCAAGAAGTGCCGCCAAGAGTGCAAGAAGAGCTGTCCCGTCGTCAAAACAG GAAAACTCTGTATTGAGGTCACTCCTGCATCAAAGATTGCCTTCATTTCAGAGGAGTTATGCATTGGATGTGGAATTTGTGTTAAG AAATGTCCTTTTGAGGCCATTCAGATTATCAATTTACCCAAGGATTTGGATAAAGATACAACTCATCGTTATGGGCCAAATACCTTCAAGCTGCACAG GTTGCCAGTTCCAAGACCTGGGCAAGTTCTTGGATTGGTTGGAACAAATGGAATTGGGAAGTCAACTGCCCTTAAAGTGTTAGCTGGGAAGTTGAAACCCAACTTGGGTCGCTACGAT AATCCACCTGATTGGCAGGAAATTTTGACATACTTCCGTGGGTCTGAGCTTCAGAATTATTTTACTCGCATTCTAGAGGACAATTTGAAG GCAATCATCAAGCCACAATATGTTGATCATATTCCAAAAGCTGTCCAAGGGAATGTTGGACAGGTGCTTGATCAAAAAGATGAGAGAGAAATGAAAGCTGAACTCTGTGCTGATCTTGATTTGAATCTGGTTATTGATAGAAATGTAGGAGATTTGTCTGGTGGAGAGTTGCAAAGATTTGCAATTGCTGTGGTAGCTGTGCAGAATGCAGAAATATATATGTTCGATGAGCCATCAAGTTATCTTGATGTAAAACAGAGGCTTAAAGCGGCCCAGGTCGTTCGATCTTTGCTCAGACCTAACAG TTATGTGATTGTTGTGGAGCATGACCTAAGTGTCCTCGATTATTTATCAGATTTTATTTGTTGTTTATATGGGAAGCCTGGAGCTTATGGAGTTGTCACCTTACCTTTCTCTGTTAGAGAAGGAATCAATATCTTCTTGGCTGGTTTTGTTCCTACCGAAAATCTAAGATTTCGAGATGAATCACTTACATTTAAG GTTGCtgagactcctcaagaaagtgcTGAGGAAATTCAAACTTACCAGCGATATAGGTACCCTACCATGAGTAAAACCCAGGGTGGTTTTAAACTTTCTGTGATTGAGGGTGAGTTCACTGATTCTCAGATTATTGTGATGTTGGGAGAAAATGGAACAGGGAAGACAACATTTATCCGCATGCTG GCTGGATTGCTGAAGCCTGATTCTGTTGAAGGTTCGGATATTGAAATACCAGAGTTTAATGTTTCATATAAGCCCCAGAAGATCAGTCCTAAATTTCAATCTACAGTGAGACACTTGCTGCATCAAAAAATTCGGGATTCATATATGCATCCTCAGTTCACTTCTGATGTGATGAAACCCTTACAAATTGAACAATTAATGGACCAAGAAGTTGTAAACCTCTCCGGTGGAGAGTTGCAAAGAGTGGCATTATGTCTATGTCTTGGAAAG CCTGCTGATATTTATCTGATTGATGAACCTAGTGCTTACCTCGACTCAGAGCAGCGTATTGTTGCCTCAAAAGTGATAAAGAGATTTATTCTTCATGCGAAAAAGACTGCCTTTATCGTCGAGCATGATTTCATCATGGCAACTTACTTGGCTGACAAAGTTATTGTGTATGAGGGGAAACCATCTGTCAATTGTACTGCCAATGCTCCTCAGTCGTTGGTATCGGGGATGAATCGCTTCTTATCG AACCAAGCGTGGGCATATCTATCCAACTTTTCTTTcccgataatttttttataa